The proteins below come from a single Holdemania massiliensis genomic window:
- a CDS encoding PTS sugar transporter subunit IIA, with protein MLKILLASHGNLCLGMLETLQLFTQETRHIQAIPFYTEDPDRNPEAELNDFIHNLQESDTAIVLTDILWGSVNQQLMMKLSDKPQVHLITGLNLPLLLELVTMNPETINPETIAEKVNHCRDSIVYMREYAIENLDGDE; from the coding sequence ATGCTTAAAATCTTATTAGCCAGTCATGGCAATCTGTGCCTGGGCATGTTGGAAACACTCCAGCTTTTTACCCAGGAAACTCGTCACATTCAGGCGATTCCGTTTTATACGGAAGACCCTGACCGCAATCCGGAAGCAGAACTGAACGATTTTATTCACAATCTTCAGGAAAGCGATACTGCGATTGTATTGACCGATATCCTGTGGGGAAGTGTCAATCAACAGCTGATGATGAAGCTGAGCGACAAGCCGCAGGTTCATCTGATCACAGGGCTGAATCTGCCCCTGTTACTGGAACTGGTCACAATGAATCCGGAGACGATCAATCCGGAAACAATCGCTGAAAAAGTGAATCACTGCCGTGACTCGATTGTTTATATGCGTGAATATGCCATTGAAAATTTGGATGGCGATGAATAG
- a CDS encoding HTH domain-containing protein: MVYNFTSREKNILHYLSISETYTLGKQLAAVTGVSERTIRDDIKRINQVLYSEELDDAFELVSCHTKGYKVLIKEPRQFKQFMKDLDYDVNTMERELINFREREIRLLAILMKDVTLYRLSQMLYFSESTIRALIKKSNSTSVKSHYTMKVANGKLRVNGNEISIRIAALKTIYVNPEYKGIPDHIYREITNPEFEGNVYSVLQTIFKKTSTLSVPSLLFQYLSKSLWIAYRRNQFKKVVKFTEDEKRMLEAYDVEFETAEAIVKLLDRRHHYEFLREDIYFLAMILISFGNRRNLMIQEMDNESYALCKFVTAEIMKDFFAGSQSEMADSLMENLSLFFWGFRVRNHFDISRQTMGVTRVKRKLITASEYSRKIARLLEAKIQARISDKEMVFLTVCMAEGLEASKERKRQSILVTSKYGACEAKRYAAQLQHHFHNTIQRIGICELYEIEQVYAEYDVILVNDRKLASQDEKFAYYRSYSTVNTISRQTRYRICQICDAYWFYHQLSADCFLTNLNLKSKLEVFRFIAKKLLPKTQDQKEQVNLLLDNDKRLTCECGYRVALIALVEPEFEKNEIYFMILKNAISWNQRFVQNIILLKMKSDLDLQNYEMGLQEMLIDPDKCSLLIGEPNLNTLRKILKVEE, encoded by the coding sequence ATGGTCTATAACTTTACTTCCCGTGAGAAGAATATCCTGCATTATCTGTCGATCAGCGAGACTTATACTCTGGGAAAACAGCTGGCTGCCGTAACCGGGGTGAGCGAGCGGACGATCCGTGATGACATTAAGCGAATCAACCAAGTGTTATATTCTGAGGAGCTGGACGATGCCTTCGAACTGGTCAGCTGCCACACCAAAGGCTATAAGGTTCTGATCAAGGAACCTCGTCAGTTTAAGCAGTTTATGAAGGATCTGGATTATGATGTTAATACAATGGAGCGGGAGCTGATCAATTTCCGAGAACGGGAAATCCGGCTTCTAGCGATACTGATGAAGGATGTTACATTATACCGGCTTTCACAAATGTTGTATTTCAGCGAATCCACGATCCGCGCGCTGATCAAAAAATCCAACAGCACTTCGGTAAAAAGTCATTATACGATGAAAGTGGCCAATGGAAAGCTGAGGGTCAACGGCAATGAGATTTCAATTCGGATCGCAGCCTTGAAAACCATTTATGTTAATCCTGAATATAAAGGCATTCCTGATCATATTTACCGTGAGATTACCAATCCAGAATTTGAGGGGAATGTGTATTCAGTCCTGCAGACCATTTTTAAAAAGACTTCAACACTGAGCGTTCCGTCGCTGTTGTTTCAGTACCTGTCAAAGTCGCTGTGGATTGCCTACCGGCGCAATCAGTTTAAAAAGGTTGTGAAATTCACTGAGGATGAGAAACGAATGCTGGAAGCGTATGATGTTGAATTTGAAACGGCGGAAGCGATCGTAAAACTATTGGATCGCCGGCATCATTATGAATTTCTGCGGGAGGATATTTATTTTCTGGCGATGATCCTGATTTCTTTTGGCAACCGCCGTAATTTGATGATTCAGGAAATGGATAATGAATCCTATGCTCTGTGCAAGTTTGTCACTGCGGAAATTATGAAGGATTTCTTTGCCGGGAGTCAATCTGAGATGGCGGATTCACTGATGGAAAACCTGTCCTTGTTTTTCTGGGGTTTTCGTGTGCGCAATCATTTTGACATCAGCCGACAGACGATGGGCGTGACGCGGGTAAAGCGCAAGCTGATCACTGCGTCCGAATACAGCCGTAAGATTGCGCGCTTGCTGGAAGCCAAGATTCAGGCTAGAATTTCCGACAAGGAAATGGTCTTTCTGACCGTGTGCATGGCGGAAGGTTTGGAAGCCAGTAAGGAACGAAAGCGGCAGAGTATTCTTGTGACCAGTAAGTACGGAGCCTGTGAGGCAAAACGTTACGCCGCTCAGCTGCAGCATCATTTCCACAACACCATTCAGCGGATCGGAATCTGTGAGCTGTATGAGATTGAACAAGTCTATGCGGAGTATGACGTCATCTTGGTCAATGACCGCAAGCTGGCCAGCCAGGATGAGAAATTCGCTTATTACAGATCGTACAGTACGGTCAACACGATCAGCCGGCAGACTCGATATCGGATCTGTCAGATTTGCGATGCCTATTGGTTTTATCATCAGCTCAGCGCCGATTGTTTTCTGACGAATTTAAATTTAAAATCCAAGCTTGAAGTCTTCCGATTCATTGCGAAGAAGCTGCTTCCGAAGACGCAGGATCAAAAAGAACAGGTAAATCTTCTGCTGGATAACGATAAACGGCTGACTTGTGAATGTGGTTACCGGGTTGCGTTGATCGCCTTGGTAGAACCGGAATTTGAAAAAAATGAGATTTATTTCATGATTCTTAAAAACGCGATCTCCTGGAACCAGCGGTTCGTTCAGAATATCATCTTGTTAAAAATGAAAAGTGATTTAGATCTGCAGAATTATGAAATGGGATTGCAGGAAATGTTGATAGATCCGGATAAATGCAGCTTGCTGATCGGAGAACCGAACTTAAATACGCTGCGGAAAATATTGAAAGTGGAGGAATAA
- a CDS encoding ATP-binding protein has translation MERLILKKLLAWKNSPYRKPLILKGVRQVGKTWVLKEFGRRYYENTAYFNFDENEEYKQFFETTKDVNRILQNLMMVSGQKIVPEKTLILFDEVQDCPKVINSMKYFCENAPEYHIACAGSLLGIALAKPSSFPVGKVNFMQIDPMTFEEFLLANGDDSLKAFLESWDTLEPIPEAFFNPLYEKLKMYYVTGGMPEAVLMWTEARDVAAMQEALSGIIEAYQRDFAKHPDTTEFPKISMIWKSIPSQLARENKKFLYKVVKEGARAREYEDALQWLVDARLVHKIYRSSAPGLPVAAYDDLSSFKIYLVDVGLLRRLAQLAPTAFGEGNRLFTEFKGALTENFVLQTLVTQFEVVPRYWTQNNPPYEVDFLIQRENEIFPVEVKSETNTTSKSLKKFKELFPDQVKLRIRFSLDNLKLDDDMLNIPLFMADQTDRLIGLALQQRKF, from the coding sequence ATGGAACGATTGATTTTGAAGAAACTTCTGGCTTGGAAGAATTCACCTTATCGAAAACCTTTAATTTTAAAAGGTGTGAGACAGGTAGGAAAAACCTGGGTTCTTAAGGAGTTCGGCAGACGTTATTATGAGAATACGGCCTATTTTAACTTTGACGAAAATGAGGAATACAAACAGTTCTTTGAAACGACTAAGGATGTTAATCGGATTTTGCAGAATCTGATGATGGTCAGCGGTCAAAAAATTGTACCGGAAAAGACGCTTATTCTCTTTGATGAGGTGCAGGATTGTCCTAAGGTTATCAATTCGATGAAGTATTTCTGTGAAAATGCACCGGAGTATCACATTGCCTGTGCCGGTTCTCTGTTGGGTATTGCTTTGGCGAAACCCTCCTCTTTTCCTGTTGGTAAAGTCAACTTTATGCAGATCGATCCTATGACTTTTGAGGAGTTCTTGTTGGCTAACGGCGATGATTCCCTGAAAGCATTTTTGGAAAGTTGGGATACGCTAGAGCCTATTCCGGAGGCTTTCTTTAATCCGCTCTATGAGAAACTCAAGATGTACTATGTGACCGGAGGGATGCCGGAGGCGGTCCTGATGTGGACGGAAGCCCGGGATGTAGCTGCTATGCAGGAAGCGCTGTCAGGGATTATTGAAGCTTACCAGCGGGATTTTGCCAAACATCCAGATACGACGGAATTCCCTAAAATTTCGATGATCTGGAAATCCATACCCTCACAGCTGGCAAGAGAGAATAAAAAGTTTTTATATAAAGTTGTCAAGGAAGGCGCAAGAGCCCGCGAATATGAGGATGCTTTACAATGGCTGGTCGATGCTCGGCTAGTGCATAAAATTTACCGCAGCTCAGCGCCGGGGCTGCCTGTAGCTGCTTATGACGACCTGTCTTCCTTTAAAATTTATCTTGTCGATGTAGGATTGCTTCGTCGTCTGGCTCAGCTGGCGCCTACAGCCTTCGGGGAAGGAAATCGCTTATTTACTGAGTTCAAGGGTGCATTGACGGAAAACTTTGTGCTCCAGACATTGGTCACCCAGTTTGAAGTTGTCCCTCGTTATTGGACCCAGAACAATCCTCCTTATGAAGTCGATTTTCTCATACAACGAGAAAATGAGATTTTTCCTGTTGAGGTCAAATCTGAAACCAATACGACCAGTAAGAGCCTTAAGAAATTTAAAGAACTGTTCCCAGACCAAGTGAAGCTCCGTATTCGATTCTCTCTGGATAATTTGAAACTGGATGATGATATGCTGAACATTCCGCTGTTTATGGCTGATCAAACAGACCGATTAATCGGCTTGGCATTACAACAGCGCAAATTTTAA
- a CDS encoding AAA domain-containing protein, which produces MNSKALECSKSIQSGKWLQIEYDNTTDQKRTFFWIAIEDIEPQTRKMKVKMFNPEKSMDVMDATVYFDKILAARVIESTTFPLQEALIDKIRIHYNDFDFLEYTGINERVLGYYRQCYLLDQDTSVHSYALVEGLDPEILKKNTMPLAPAQFDQMVRQLQNELRLQRRRQAPAWLKLAINVLSLQRRDGMIPIVYRDLLLDLVHRKLIVSPDLGFNIKVSDEEDQPRFLLQRYLDCSAAEFIDRYPSQPQSMSEQIAVNCSRGETVDERPYLFELRRRMNINIETEYNEIQNQMQNQTLCAPLKAFFGMPEKVSRRRKLPILTLGSQVNINQYRAIYNAMNQDVVYVQGPPGTGKSATIVNVLLSCFLNDQTALIVSNNNEAIDNLDRKLSSLESEYQRISFPILRLGSNQRIEEALIQIKLLCDQARAQPPTREEREELKALTKKLSGSRKQKNQLLEQIETRLELDEQIESLEGVLQELRLSGKQEPSAQMTAMAIETQLAELQRQRQALAGVSEDEIQAAQSPQEVLRFLYLKSKIRLQHLLSSKNERLKEIVSMNNQEDRFLEFRALIQQREGLQQLLDCFPFLISTNVSCSKLANAEPIFDLMIMDEAGQCSNPLSLLPMARCRRALFVGDPSQLQPVITLPSSRNIRLVWDYDIPQAYDYKMNSILSTMLKVDTLSKFILLKHHYRCADPIIAFSNQKYYGGELVLSGPASSEDALTLVDVQSTPQTQKNVAMEEVAEVVRQIRSHPQKEIAVITPFRRQAQMIQRVLSDQKLDYVKVGTIHTFQGDEKDTVILSCALTESTSQGTFDWVKNNQELINVGVTRAKQHFTMIADRSQIARLSQGKSNDLLELMQYVGKQGKTQISARESQLFQSKVKNFKYFNTAAEEEFLKTLLHIKSVFGQILVEQKVKITDVLKVDASDRKLFTYGNQAHFDFVIYDLSHRPLLAVEVGGTEHFSDAKVRSRDQKKRQICDAHQLRLITIRNDYVRRYTFIKESILEALGE; this is translated from the coding sequence ATGAATTCCAAGGCCCTGGAGTGTTCAAAATCAATACAGAGCGGGAAATGGCTGCAGATCGAGTATGACAACACCACCGATCAGAAGCGGACATTTTTTTGGATCGCGATTGAAGATATTGAACCGCAGACCCGGAAGATGAAAGTTAAAATGTTCAATCCGGAAAAATCCATGGACGTCATGGACGCGACGGTTTATTTTGATAAAATTTTGGCGGCGCGGGTCATTGAGAGCACAACATTTCCGCTGCAGGAAGCCTTGATTGACAAAATCCGCATACATTATAATGACTTTGATTTTTTGGAATATACCGGCATTAATGAACGGGTACTTGGCTATTACCGCCAATGCTACCTTTTAGATCAGGATACCTCCGTTCACAGCTATGCTCTGGTGGAGGGACTGGATCCGGAGATTCTGAAGAAAAATACGATGCCGTTAGCCCCGGCGCAGTTTGATCAGATGGTGCGCCAGCTGCAGAATGAGCTGCGTTTACAGCGCCGGCGTCAGGCTCCGGCCTGGCTGAAGCTGGCGATCAACGTGCTTTCGCTGCAGCGCCGGGACGGCATGATTCCGATTGTTTACCGGGATCTGCTTTTGGATCTCGTTCACCGCAAACTGATTGTTTCTCCTGACTTGGGTTTCAACATCAAGGTCAGCGATGAGGAAGATCAGCCGCGGTTTCTGCTTCAACGATACCTGGACTGTTCAGCGGCTGAGTTTATTGACCGCTATCCGAGTCAGCCGCAGAGCATGAGCGAACAGATCGCTGTTAACTGCAGCCGTGGAGAAACCGTCGATGAACGCCCATATCTGTTTGAACTTCGACGGCGCATGAATATTAACATTGAAACAGAATACAATGAAATTCAGAATCAGATGCAGAATCAGACGCTTTGTGCTCCGTTAAAAGCTTTTTTCGGTATGCCGGAAAAGGTCAGCCGACGCCGGAAGCTGCCGATTCTGACGCTGGGTTCTCAGGTCAATATCAATCAATACCGCGCCATTTATAATGCGATGAATCAGGATGTCGTCTATGTCCAAGGGCCGCCGGGCACGGGCAAAAGTGCGACGATTGTCAACGTGCTGCTTTCGTGTTTTCTCAACGATCAAACGGCTTTGATCGTTTCCAATAACAATGAAGCGATTGACAACCTTGACCGCAAGCTGAGCTCGCTGGAAAGCGAGTATCAGCGGATTTCATTTCCGATTCTGCGCTTAGGCTCCAATCAGCGAATTGAAGAAGCGCTCATTCAAATTAAATTGCTTTGCGATCAAGCCCGTGCGCAACCTCCAACCCGCGAAGAACGGGAAGAACTCAAAGCGTTAACAAAGAAGCTTTCCGGCAGCCGGAAGCAGAAAAATCAACTTTTGGAACAGATCGAAACCCGCCTGGAACTTGATGAGCAAATCGAATCTTTGGAAGGGGTGCTGCAGGAGCTGCGCTTAAGTGGAAAGCAGGAACCGAGCGCGCAGATGACGGCTATGGCGATCGAAACACAGCTGGCTGAACTGCAGCGGCAGCGTCAGGCACTCGCCGGCGTGAGTGAAGATGAGATCCAAGCTGCCCAATCCCCGCAGGAAGTTCTGCGTTTTCTCTATTTAAAATCCAAAATCAGACTGCAGCACCTTCTGTCTAGTAAAAATGAACGCCTGAAAGAAATTGTATCGATGAACAATCAGGAAGATCGGTTCTTGGAATTTCGAGCGCTGATTCAGCAGCGGGAAGGTCTGCAGCAGCTGTTGGATTGTTTCCCGTTCTTGATTTCGACGAATGTTTCCTGCAGCAAGCTGGCCAATGCGGAACCGATCTTTGATCTGATGATCATGGATGAAGCCGGACAGTGCAGCAATCCGCTCTCCCTGCTGCCGATGGCACGCTGCCGGCGGGCGCTGTTTGTCGGCGATCCCAGTCAGCTGCAGCCGGTGATCACGCTGCCTTCTTCCCGCAATATCCGTCTGGTCTGGGACTACGATATTCCTCAGGCTTATGATTATAAGATGAATTCGATTCTCAGCACGATGCTAAAGGTCGATACACTCTCCAAATTTATTCTGCTGAAGCATCACTACCGCTGTGCAGATCCGATCATCGCGTTTTCCAATCAGAAGTATTACGGTGGGGAACTGGTGTTGAGCGGACCGGCAAGTTCAGAGGATGCGCTGACGCTGGTTGATGTGCAGTCAACGCCGCAGACCCAGAAAAATGTAGCGATGGAGGAGGTCGCAGAAGTCGTGCGGCAGATCCGATCGCACCCGCAGAAGGAGATTGCGGTGATCACGCCGTTTCGCCGTCAGGCGCAGATGATCCAGCGGGTTCTGTCAGATCAGAAGCTGGATTATGTGAAGGTGGGAACGATCCACACCTTCCAGGGAGATGAAAAGGATACCGTGATCCTGAGCTGCGCGCTGACCGAATCCACATCACAGGGAACCTTTGATTGGGTAAAAAACAATCAGGAGCTGATCAATGTCGGGGTGACCCGGGCCAAGCAGCACTTTACGATGATTGCCGACCGCAGTCAGATCGCCCGGCTTTCCCAAGGTAAAAGCAATGATCTGCTGGAGCTGATGCAGTATGTTGGAAAGCAGGGAAAAACACAGATCAGCGCGCGGGAAAGTCAGCTGTTTCAATCAAAGGTAAAGAACTTCAAATATTTCAATACCGCGGCGGAAGAGGAATTTCTAAAGACCCTGCTGCACATCAAATCGGTCTTTGGTCAGATTCTGGTTGAACAGAAGGTCAAAATTACTGATGTTTTAAAGGTGGATGCCAGTGATCGAAAACTGTTTACCTATGGCAATCAGGCACACTTTGATTTCGTGATCTATGACTTAAGCCATCGTCCGCTGCTGGCGGTTGAGGTTGGCGGAACCGAGCATTTCAGCGACGCTAAAGTTCGCAGCCGGGATCAGAAGAAACGTCAGATCTGCGATGCCCATCAGCTTCGGCTGATCACGATCCGTAACGATTATGTCCGCCGTTACACCTTTATCAAAGAATCAATACTGGAAGCGCTGGGCGAATAA
- a CDS encoding ArsR/SmtB family transcription factor: MSRKTMLCMKECAPIFAMLQDPRRQEITQLLFENRELSVTALTEKLALSRPAVSHHLKLLLDAGLVQVRQEGKERYYQLKLKPALDRLKKLTASIENDMEQMK, translated from the coding sequence ATGAGCAGAAAAACGATGCTTTGCATGAAAGAGTGCGCGCCGATCTTTGCAATGCTTCAAGATCCAAGACGGCAGGAGATTACTCAGCTTTTATTTGAAAACCGGGAATTAAGCGTTACTGCACTGACGGAGAAATTGGCGCTGTCCCGACCAGCGGTTTCACATCATCTGAAACTGCTGCTTGACGCCGGTTTGGTTCAAGTTCGGCAGGAAGGCAAAGAAAGATATTATCAGCTGAAGCTGAAACCGGCGCTGGACCGGCTAAAAAAGCTGACAGCTTCGATCGAAAATGATATGGAACAAATGAAGTAA
- a CDS encoding alpha/beta hydrolase, whose product MNYSEQAQWQTIMRCLPQSYQLSPLDLPQEEHWNWHENQIHLDTYRNAQASAKIILFHGVGTNGRQMTTIIGRPLALDGYEVIALDMPLYGVTSICQKKTVSYEDWVQLGSDYIDYELSRDSRPIFLYGLSAGGMETYHVACKNKHVQGIIGMTFLDQRDQQVRRETTRNAFWAAVGTPLAGLSVRLGLGKLKMKMSVCSKMSALCNDQECLKAMLKDKTSAGNAVPMKFIHSYMTYKPEIEPEEFDRCPILLTQPEMDRWTPLHLSQLFLQRIQHVPVTIKILANGGHYPIEETALQQLHDAISEFLSNLLEKPSGSSLER is encoded by the coding sequence ATGAATTATTCTGAACAAGCTCAATGGCAGACGATTATGCGTTGTCTGCCGCAATCTTATCAACTGTCGCCGCTGGATTTGCCGCAGGAGGAACACTGGAACTGGCATGAAAATCAGATTCATCTGGACACCTATCGAAATGCACAGGCAAGTGCTAAAATTATTTTATTTCATGGCGTTGGTACCAACGGTCGTCAGATGACGACGATCATCGGCAGGCCGCTGGCTTTAGACGGCTATGAAGTTATCGCTTTGGATATGCCGCTTTATGGCGTGACCTCCATTTGTCAGAAAAAAACCGTCAGTTATGAAGACTGGGTTCAGCTGGGCAGCGATTACATTGATTATGAACTTAGCCGGGATTCACGTCCGATCTTTCTATACGGTTTATCGGCTGGCGGGATGGAAACTTATCATGTGGCCTGCAAAAACAAGCATGTCCAAGGGATCATCGGCATGACATTTTTAGATCAAAGAGATCAGCAGGTGCGCAGAGAAACGACACGGAACGCCTTTTGGGCTGCGGTGGGCACACCTCTGGCGGGTTTGTCAGTGAGGCTGGGATTGGGCAAGCTGAAAATGAAGATGTCAGTTTGCTCAAAAATGTCGGCACTGTGCAATGATCAAGAATGTCTGAAAGCTATGCTGAAAGATAAAACATCGGCCGGCAATGCTGTTCCGATGAAGTTTATTCATTCCTATATGACTTACAAGCCGGAAATTGAACCGGAAGAATTTGACCGCTGTCCCATCCTGCTGACTCAGCCGGAAATGGATCGTTGGACACCGCTTCACTTAAGTCAATTGTTTTTGCAGCGAATTCAGCATGTGCCGGTAACAATAAAAATTCTTGCCAACGGCGGTCACTATCCGATTGAAGAAACTGCACTTCAACAGCTGCATGACGCCATTTCTGAGTTTCTTTCAAACCTGCTAGAAAAACCTTCGGGTTCTTCGCTGGAAAGATGA
- a CDS encoding MFS transporter, with product MKETKQNLEVQEARKSKKGALLRNRSYLLLLQGNLFSGFGDVLFSIAAGIWVYQETGSTMMMSLMSSISMAVSVLVTPLLGPYIDRKSKKTIMVSMDTLRGVALLAAGLWVWGQSLSVPVLILCAVLMALCNALFTPAATAAFALVVSRSEFMQAQSWNTGLFLLINLSGKGISSLLALSFGPAGLLMVNGILYLLSAVSECFITLRKTELPAPESHAFIADFKAGLQVTFGNSSLRTLLALLVLWNILIPGLSSVLLPFLQQKGLTDEFYSLYLTCGSIGAVAGTLIPGILPASVRDKLCSLMPMALGCLAGIVIALSRSPIVLCLAYLLTNLLNSVGNIIVSSAMILGCDEALRGRFLSLQTALLTAGRLISTLAFGFFGEFVPLAILALIGEGLCFLLYLPFLRSSSLKDFLKLGVSDEAQTLE from the coding sequence ATGAAAGAAACGAAACAAAACTTAGAAGTTCAGGAAGCCAGAAAATCCAAGAAAGGGGCACTGCTGCGCAACCGCAGCTATTTACTGCTGCTGCAGGGCAACCTGTTTTCAGGCTTCGGCGATGTCCTTTTCAGTATTGCAGCCGGAATCTGGGTTTATCAAGAAACAGGCTCCACGATGATGATGAGTCTGATGAGCTCGATTTCGATGGCAGTTTCCGTTTTGGTAACGCCGCTGTTAGGCCCTTATATTGATCGAAAAAGCAAGAAAACAATCATGGTTTCGATGGATACGCTGCGCGGGGTAGCCTTGCTTGCAGCAGGGCTGTGGGTTTGGGGCCAATCGCTGTCCGTTCCGGTTTTAATTCTGTGTGCTGTTTTGATGGCGCTGTGCAACGCTTTGTTCACACCGGCGGCCACGGCGGCGTTTGCGCTGGTCGTTTCCCGCAGTGAATTCATGCAGGCGCAGTCATGGAATACCGGCTTGTTTCTTCTGATCAATCTGAGCGGCAAGGGCATCAGCAGTTTGCTGGCACTGAGCTTTGGTCCGGCTGGGTTATTGATGGTAAACGGGATTCTCTATCTGCTTTCGGCAGTTTCAGAATGCTTTATCACGCTGCGCAAAACGGAATTACCAGCGCCCGAATCGCACGCCTTTATCGCGGACTTTAAAGCAGGACTTCAGGTGACGTTCGGCAATTCTTCCCTGCGGACGCTTCTGGCTCTGCTCGTTCTGTGGAATATTTTGATTCCGGGCTTATCTTCGGTCTTGCTGCCCTTTTTGCAGCAGAAAGGCCTGACCGATGAATTTTACAGCTTATATCTGACCTGCGGCAGTATCGGTGCGGTGGCCGGAACGCTGATTCCAGGAATTCTGCCGGCTTCGGTTCGGGATAAATTATGCAGCCTGATGCCGATGGCGCTGGGGTGTTTGGCGGGAATTGTGATTGCGCTAAGCCGCAGTCCGATTGTCTTATGCCTTGCCTATCTGCTTACAAATTTGCTGAATTCGGTAGGCAACATCATCGTTTCCTCGGCGATGATCTTAGGCTGTGACGAAGCGCTGCGCGGACGGTTCCTGTCGCTGCAGACCGCTTTGTTGACAGCCGGCCGACTGATCTCGACGTTGGCGTTTGGATTTTTCGGTGAGTTTGTTCCGCTGGCAATTCTCGCGCTGATCGGCGAAGGACTCTGCTTCCTGCTCTATCTGCCGTTTCTGCGCAGCTCTTCCCTAAAAGATTTCCTCAAACTGGGAGTGAGTGATGAAGCGCAAACCTTGGAATAA
- a CDS encoding MBL fold metallo-hydrolase: MNYYTSQRLSPAITRITDFTGVCCYLVEGKEKACLLDTCNGFGNIREYAETLTDKPLFVILTHGHIDHAPGACWFDEVYLNHADLKLVHQHASRSYRLERFSADPQNQTIPQADYCPDFTGEYRDIQDGQDFDLGGVSIQMIACPGHTQGMMMPLVREERTIIFGDGCGVGVLLFGENSSTVSAYKKSLEKIQRIEDQYDLILRNHGTFTSPKELLGNVIECCDAILEGRASGQKIITHGIEFFIAQAVDEQENRLDGKTGNIKYTADKAC, translated from the coding sequence ATGAACTATTATACATCTCAACGTTTAAGCCCGGCGATCACCCGCATTACCGATTTCACCGGCGTCTGCTGCTACTTGGTGGAAGGAAAGGAAAAAGCCTGCCTGCTGGATACCTGCAACGGCTTCGGCAACATCCGCGAATATGCGGAAACCCTGACGGACAAACCGCTGTTTGTCATTTTAACCCACGGTCATATTGATCATGCGCCAGGAGCCTGCTGGTTTGATGAAGTCTACCTGAATCATGCGGATCTGAAGCTTGTTCATCAACACGCCTCACGCAGTTACCGACTTGAACGGTTTTCCGCTGATCCGCAGAACCAAACGATTCCGCAGGCCGATTACTGCCCGGACTTTACTGGCGAATATCGGGATATCCAGGATGGACAAGACTTTGATCTGGGCGGCGTAAGCATCCAGATGATCGCTTGTCCGGGACATACTCAGGGCATGATGATGCCGTTAGTCCGCGAGGAACGCACGATTATTTTCGGAGATGGCTGCGGCGTCGGGGTCTTGTTGTTCGGTGAAAACTCATCCACGGTTTCCGCATACAAAAAAAGTTTAGAAAAAATTCAGAGGATTGAGGATCAATATGATTTGATTCTGCGCAACCACGGAACCTTCACCTCACCGAAAGAACTGTTAGGCAATGTGATCGAATGCTGTGACGCTATTCTTGAAGGCCGGGCCAGCGGCCAGAAGATTATCACCCATGGTATCGAATTCTTCATTGCCCAAGCCGTCGACGAACAAGAAAACCGCCTGGACGGAAAAACCGGAAATATCAAGTATACCGCCGATAAAGCTTGTTAA